The following nucleotide sequence is from Ahniella affigens.
TGATCCGAAGCGTGTGTTGAATGTGACCGGGCGCAATGGTGTCGATGTTGACGCCATGATCTAGCTGCACGTCAAAGAACTCCCCTTCCTCGACCAGCGCGTCGTCAACGATGCTCACCGGGACTTGGAACACTTGCCCGTGCGTCGAACCTACCGGAATGGGGATGGTCAGGGCGCCATTGCTGATCGCACCGAAATCAAGACCAGACGTTGCGGCCGTGCTGCCCACGAGCTCGACCGTATAGGCATCGAACGAACCCGCGATGCCCATGCTACCGGCGCTCGCGGTGGTACCCGTGATCAGCAAAGTGAACGGGGCAAACGCCGTCCCCACGCCTTCGGCTACACCCGATACCGAGCCATCCAGGGTAGCGGTTTCGTCGTTGTTGATGGTGTGCACATGCGTGGTCTGCAGGCCAAGGCCACCAATGCCCGTGGGCGCGGACAGACTGAGCTGCACCGTCTCATTCGCTTCCATGGCGCTATCGTCGATGACGCCAAAAGCGCTGGAAATTGAAAGAGTGCTGCCGTTCGCCGTGCCCGCCGGAATCGTGACCGTTCCTGTGTTCGCATAGTCGCTTGCAGACGCCGTGCCGCCGGTAACGCTGAGCGTTACCGTGAAAGGCGCCGTGGTCGGCTGCCCATCGCCTGTGGTGACGGACAGTAGGTTTTGCAGACTGGCGGCCTCGGCAGTCGCCGTGCTCGCGGTCGCGAACTGTACGGTTGCGGTCGCCAGCACTTGCTTTGTCTGCGCCCCCGATGCCGCGGCTACGAGCGAGCCGCTGCATGCCAAGAGCAGGGCTAAGCCAATCCGATGCGCGGTGTTTGCGATGTTGTTCATGGGTTGACGGCTTCCTGCGTGGGGTGATCGGTACGGCATCTTCGTTGTTGGTTTCCGGCAGCGATGACCTTTGGTTGGCTTCTGCCGCCTGCGTTGGTTCGACCAGCGTGCCGAAACAGTGCTTCAGCGCGCTCCAGTCAGTAGCGCCATGGCATCCAAGCGCGGGCTCTCGCTCCGACCATGACGCCGACGCACCGGTCTCAGTATCGGTGAACAGCGTTGCGAGAAGTTGCAGGAATTTTGCAGAGCGCGCTCCGGTTTGCCAGCAAGCGAAGTCAACCCGCATGGATCGAGGCCTCAGCAGCCGTCCGGCTGCAACATTCGCTCCCCGGTGATCGACGATTCTATTGACCCGGCACGAACGATTCAGCAACTAGCCGCCGGGTCAATAAGGCAAGCCTGGCTGCGATCCGGTCATTCGCGAATCCGCCTGCAGCGTGGGATTGGCTAGGCGCTCAAAACGCACAACGCTGGCTCGATCGGCCGTGGGCAGGTCCAGCGCTTGGCTAATGGTCAGAAGAGGCTCAGGCTTCATCTGCGTCAGAATAAGGGCAGGCTAGGCGCCTTGGCAGATCGCCGCTCGGGTTGCTGGAAGCCCGACCAGAGCCCGCATCGGACAACCCGCATCCGCGAGACGTCCTACCGCGCACGCAGGCGCCTGGGTGTTTTCCCTCACACAATTGAAAAGTTTCCACCAAACGGGGGGGCTCGGTGACCGCTTGCCGGTGACGCGCACTAGACTCGCGACAACTGTCAGAAAGGCCTGTCCCCCGTGTTTGCCTCGAATCGCGCGCGCTCCATCGTTGTCTGGCTGCTGCTTGGACTTGGATTCTCCGGGAGCAGTGCAGCGCTCGTCACCGTGACCATCATCGATGGTGACAAAGCGGATATCGAAGTCGAGTTCCCAGATGGGCAGGGCGACTTTTACAGCATCGATATGGAGATCGAGTTCGAGAATCCGGTCAATCTGACCGTGCCCTGCCTGAACGTCAGTGCCGACCAACTCGATGCCACCGAGATCAGCGCACTGCAAGCGCGCATGCCGGGTGCGCCGGGGCGCTTCGTGGTCGACCCGCTGATTCCAGTGAAAATCGTGGTCGAGCCGCTCGCAAGCTGCAATCTGCAATTCGATAACCAGATTGAGTACGAAGTCCATACCGAAGAACTGACGTTCACGTTTCCGTCGCCGTATCGCCTGATGAAAGCGCCGGTGGGATCGAATTTCCGTGACGTGACGGCCGATGTGCTCGCTGGCAGTATCCGTGCTCGCGGCAGCAGCGGCACGTTCTCGGAGTTTGTGCTGGTTCAGGATCTGGTGCAGGACTACGCCGCCGATGCGGTCGATGGCTTCAACGCCCTGGACGCCAGACTGCGGGCGGGAGACTTGTCGTTGCTGGCCAGTGAAGTGCTGACGGAAGACCTGCGAATCGCCCGTGCCGCCTACGACCGTGGGGCCTACACGGACGCGATCACCAGACTGCAGGCGATGGTTCCCACCACCCGCAGCTTTGGTGGCAGCGCCATTCCGAATCGCTACAGCTCGCAAGGCGGCGTTATTGATGCGGTGGGCGAGATCAAGAGCCTGACGGACGCACTGGTGTACCGCGTCAGACGCGTCGCCAATCTCTGAGCAGGGCGTGACACAGTCCAACCTGGACGGCCAATCGCACACGGAGTCCCGCACATAGCCGGCCCAGCGAAGGCCTGGCCCGGACTCAGTGCCTGATACGGCCGACCCCGCGCTCGGGCTGTCGCAGTCATCAAGCTTTGCATGACCTGTGGCGGTCGGGACTTGTCAGACTGGTCCCCCTGTGCATAAGGTTGGGCTGGTCCAGGAACCGCCATGCCCTTGAGTCTGATTGCCCACGTCCCACTTCAAGCCAGTATCGAGCGCGTGCTCCGAAGCCCTGGTAGTTGGCTCTTGGGCCGACATCCGGATTGCGAGATCAGGCTGGATCATGACTCGATTTCCCGGCGCCATGCAGAACTGACTGGCGATGCGGCCGACGGCTGGCGAATCGAGGACTTGCAATCCAAGAACGGCTTGCGCGTGGATGGTCGGCGCGTTGATCAGTTTGTGATTGCTGGCGAGAGCTATGTCGCGATCGGCGATGTGTTTCTGGCGCTGAACCCGATTTCTGAAGCCGCGGCGAACCAACGCCGGCAGCTGACGGAGCAACGTCGCCATGAAACGTTGCAGCGACCAATCAAACTTGCCGAGCCGGAAAATGCGACGGCGGTTCTGGAAACAATTCTTGCCCAGCTACTTGCGATTTCGGAGTGTCGGCGGGGCGTACTGATTGACGTCCGCGACGATGCGCCAGGGCCGGTCATCATCAACCTCGGCATGGGCGATGCGCCAGAGGCCCGATTCGCGGGCAGTCGCGGGGCGCTGAACCAGGCGGTGCAATCGCGCGCGCCAGTGTTCATGTCGGCGGCACAAGATCCAGCGCAACTCGCGAAGCGCGCCAGCGTGCTGAATGCCGGCATCACGGCGGTCGCGGTGCTGCCATTGCTCGACGCTTGGGGCAAGCTGCTGGCGTTAGCGTATCTGGACACCGACACCCCGGGCCGGCATTTCAACGAGTTGGATGCAGAACTGCTGCGCGCATTTGCGGAGCGCGCCGCGTCCGAGCTCGCGCTGAGCCTCCTTGACCATCGTCTGAACCAGCTCGCCGCGAGCCTGACGTAACGATGGACGAGCCCATGCCGAATCGCGCGCAAGCCGACCTCAAAGCCACCGTCACCGGCATGTTTGCCGTGGCGGAGTTCAGCCCAGGTACCGTGATCGCGGAACGCTTCCGAATTGTCCGCCTGCTTGGGATGGGGGCAATGGGCGTGGTCTACCAGGCTGAAGATGAGCAGCTGAAAGTGCCCGTGGCCTTGAAGCTGTTGCGACCGGAACTTGCTAACAAAGCCGAGGCTTTTGAGCGGTTCCGGCACGAGCTCTTGCTGGCGCGACAGGTTTCGAACCCTCACGTCGTGCGCATTCATGACCTGGTGCAGCACCAGGGCCTGTGGTTGATCAGCATGGACTTTGTCCGCGGCGAATCCCTGGAGGATCTGTTGCTGCGCGAGCGCGTGCTGCTGCCCGAGCGCGCCTTGCTGATCACCCGGCAATTGGCGCTTGGTCTACAGGCCGCGCACCAGAAGCAGGTGGTCCACCGTGACCTGAAGCCTGCGAACGTGCTGATCAATGAACATGGCGACGCGTTGATCACCGACTTCGGCGTGGCGCGCTCGATCGGTGAAACGCGACTCACGCAAAGCGGCATCGTGATTGGCACGCCCGCCTACCTGTCGCCAGAGCAGGCGCAGGCGGCCCCGATTGATGGCCGCAGCGATTTGTACACACTGGGGCTGATGCTTTACGAAATGCTGAGCGGGGAACTGCCCTTTGCGAGCGGTACCGGTTCCGAAGTCCTGGTACAGCGAATTCTGAGGAGCCCGCCCTCGATTCTGACCGTCAAACCAGAACTGCCGTCCTGGCTTGCTGATTTGTTGGCAGCGCTGCTGACCCCTAAACCCGAACAACGACTGCCCAACGCGGAAGCGCTCATTGCCGCGATCGATCAGCGCCGCGCGCGCGCACCGAAAATCGACGACCTCGGCGCGGCGCCATCGGCACGCTGGCCTTGGTTGACTGCAATCGCCGCGGTCGCTGCGGTGGGCCTCGCGGCCGCGCTGTTCTGGCGCGGCGACCAGCGCGCCCCAGACCCCGACAATGCGCCCTGGGCCACGCTGACACTGATGCCGGTTCATGACAATGCGCGCCCGGGTGCGAATACCCCGGATCTGCGCGACCTTAACCGGGTCGTTGAATCAGACTGGATCGATCGCGGTCTGAAGACCATTTCCGTTGAGCAGATCAATCGCGCATTAGTCCGACTTGGCTTTGATCAGGCCAGCTGGCATCGTCATCGCGATGAAGTGTTTGCGGCGTTGCCGAGCCAGTACTTCCTCGAACTCGATATCGACGAAGACCAAGGCCAGCGCGTCTGGGTCGCGCAGCTCTGGCCGGCCGGCGCCAAAGAGCCGAGTTGGACCGAGCGGCTCGCCGAAGCAACCAATCACCCCGATCAGACCGCGCTGAAACTCATCGCCGCAGCCGAAGCCGAGCTTCCAGATCGACCAAAGACGGCGCCCGCACCAAACTTACTGGAGCGCCTGCAACAGTTGGCGCGTCTTTCGGCCCGCGCGCCGGGCGCCGAAGCGGTGGCGGCCACCGACGCGGTCGCAATCGCGCTGGATTGCTCAGAACACCTGAATCAACTGGAGCAAATCGGCGAACGCGCCGAGGCGAGCCGCACAGCGCGCGAGTGCCTGGACCGGCTCCCGAAGACGGCGATAACGGCGACCGTGCAGCGCGCGCGCGCCCATGCGTCGCTTGCTCTGGACGACGCCGACGCGGCCTTGCCAAACCTGCCCGCGACGGGTTGGTTGTCGCCCGAGGCGCAGCGTCTGCGAGCCCGCGCGCTGGCCGATCAAGGTGAACTGGAAGCCGCGCAAGCCGCCGTCCAGTTGGTGCTGAAGGCGGATCCCGGTAACGGACGCGCCTGGTTCGAGTCGGGCAAGTACGCCATCATGGCGGGCGATGCGCAGCGTGCCGTGGACGACTATCTGGTGCGCGCACAAGTACTGGCGAATCGGCTGCAGGACGCGGCATTGAAAGGCGATGTCGCGAATGCTCAAGGCATTGGTTACCGGCGACTGGGCCAGTTGGAGGCGTCCGCAGACGCTTACCGCCAGGCCGCTGGGTTTCACGCTGCCGCCGGCAACCGACGCGGGCAGGCGACCAGTCTGCACAACCTGTCCGCGACGCTGTCGCTGCTCGGCCAGTTCGACGCGGCCGAGCAGTCGTTGCACCAGGCCGAAGAAATTCTGACGCCGATGGGCGATCAAAAGGCACTTGCTGATCTCCGTAACGATTTTGGCCTGCTTGCCGAAGAGCGTGGCGACTACCCCGCGGCACTCGCAGCGCATCGCGAGGCCCTGAGCATGCGCATGCAAAGTGCCGATCAGCGCGCCGTCGCCGAGAGCCTTTTGAATGTGGGCTTTGCCTACTATCAAATGGGGGACTTTGCGAATGCAGAGCTTCACTGGCAACAGGCGAACGAACGCTTTCTGCACGACCAGGATCTGTTCGGGCAGGTTCGCGCTCAGCAAGGTCTGGGCTTGGCATTTGCCGCCCGCGGCCGGTTTGCCGAAGCGCGTGCCGCGTTTGAATACACTTTGAACATGGCCGAAACGAATCAGATGTCAGAAGAGCTCGCCGTTGCGCACGCAGCGCTCGCCGAGCAGGACCGACTCGAGGGCAAGCTCGAATCCGCCCGCACGCACATGCTGGCGGCGCGCGGCGGTTTTGAGTCGCGCTCGGATACGCGCGGGCTGACCGAAATGCACTTGCTTGACGCCCAGTTGCTGCTGGACCAAAACGACCCCAATGCCGCGCTCGCCGTGCTGGCGCCGCTGACCGGCCAGATCGGCAATCGCGAACAGCAGGCCGCCTGGCACCTGCGCCGGGCGGAAGCATTGCTTCGCCTCGACGATCGCGATGCCGCCCGCGCAGCGGCCTTGCAGGCAGTGACCGACGCCGATTTGGCGCACAGCGCGCAGGTGCGCGTCGAGGCGTTGTTGGTGGGCGCCCGCGCAAGCAAGGCAGTCCCTGCTGCCGACCTGTTGCAACGTGCCCGGAATGAGTTGAAACAGTTTGCGAGCGCCAATTTGAGCGCCAAGCTCTACCTGACCAGTCTGGCGCTGAATGCAGGCGCCTGCGCCGACGATTTTCGCCTCGGCGAGACGTTGTTCAGCCGGGTCAGCCTGATCAGCGAGCGTCGCGCTTTCTTCGAAGCCGCCCGCGCGTGTCGACGCCTGACGGCTGATGAACAGCAACGCGCGGCACACGAGGCGCAGACACCAAGCGCAGCGCCCACCAAAGCGCCCGATGCATGATGAGTCACGACGCCGACCGCGCTGATCTGCTCGCCCAACTGCGGCAATTGCAGGCCGACCAGGCTCGGATCCGAAACACGCTGCTCGAACGCGATCGACGCTTCCAACATTTGGCGCGATCGGTGTTCCGGGTGACCGAGTCCGAACGCCGACGCTTGGCTCGGGATTTGCACGATGGGGTCGGGCAGAAGTTATCCGCTGCGATGCATCGGCTCAGTCAATTGCAAGCGAACCCTGCGCTCACGGTGCGCGAACACGCTGACCTCGATGCGTTGGCCGCGTTGGTAGCCGACTGCCTGCACGATATCCGCAATCTGTCGCGGCTGATGCGCCCGC
It contains:
- a CDS encoding DUF6689 family protein translates to MFASNRARSIVVWLLLGLGFSGSSAALVTVTIIDGDKADIEVEFPDGQGDFYSIDMEIEFENPVNLTVPCLNVSADQLDATEISALQARMPGAPGRFVVDPLIPVKIVVEPLASCNLQFDNQIEYEVHTEELTFTFPSPYRLMKAPVGSNFRDVTADVLAGSIRARGSSGTFSEFVLVQDLVQDYAADAVDGFNALDARLRAGDLSLLASEVLTEDLRIARAAYDRGAYTDAITRLQAMVPTTRSFGGSAIPNRYSSQGGVIDAVGEIKSLTDALVYRVRRVANL
- a CDS encoding FHA domain-containing protein, with the translated sequence MPLSLIAHVPLQASIERVLRSPGSWLLGRHPDCEIRLDHDSISRRHAELTGDAADGWRIEDLQSKNGLRVDGRRVDQFVIAGESYVAIGDVFLALNPISEAAANQRRQLTEQRRHETLQRPIKLAEPENATAVLETILAQLLAISECRRGVLIDVRDDAPGPVIINLGMGDAPEARFAGSRGALNQAVQSRAPVFMSAAQDPAQLAKRASVLNAGITAVAVLPLLDAWGKLLALAYLDTDTPGRHFNELDAELLRAFAERAASELALSLLDHRLNQLAASLT
- a CDS encoding serine/threonine-protein kinase, with the translated sequence MPNRAQADLKATVTGMFAVAEFSPGTVIAERFRIVRLLGMGAMGVVYQAEDEQLKVPVALKLLRPELANKAEAFERFRHELLLARQVSNPHVVRIHDLVQHQGLWLISMDFVRGESLEDLLLRERVLLPERALLITRQLALGLQAAHQKQVVHRDLKPANVLINEHGDALITDFGVARSIGETRLTQSGIVIGTPAYLSPEQAQAAPIDGRSDLYTLGLMLYEMLSGELPFASGTGSEVLVQRILRSPPSILTVKPELPSWLADLLAALLTPKPEQRLPNAEALIAAIDQRRARAPKIDDLGAAPSARWPWLTAIAAVAAVGLAAALFWRGDQRAPDPDNAPWATLTLMPVHDNARPGANTPDLRDLNRVVESDWIDRGLKTISVEQINRALVRLGFDQASWHRHRDEVFAALPSQYFLELDIDEDQGQRVWVAQLWPAGAKEPSWTERLAEATNHPDQTALKLIAAAEAELPDRPKTAPAPNLLERLQQLARLSARAPGAEAVAATDAVAIALDCSEHLNQLEQIGERAEASRTARECLDRLPKTAITATVQRARAHASLALDDADAALPNLPATGWLSPEAQRLRARALADQGELEAAQAAVQLVLKADPGNGRAWFESGKYAIMAGDAQRAVDDYLVRAQVLANRLQDAALKGDVANAQGIGYRRLGQLEASADAYRQAAGFHAAAGNRRGQATSLHNLSATLSLLGQFDAAEQSLHQAEEILTPMGDQKALADLRNDFGLLAEERGDYPAALAAHREALSMRMQSADQRAVAESLLNVGFAYYQMGDFANAELHWQQANERFLHDQDLFGQVRAQQGLGLAFAARGRFAEARAAFEYTLNMAETNQMSEELAVAHAALAEQDRLEGKLESARTHMLAARGGFESRSDTRGLTEMHLLDAQLLLDQNDPNAALAVLAPLTGQIGNREQQAAWHLRRAEALLRLDDRDAARAAALQAVTDADLAHSAQVRVEALLVGARASKAVPAADLLQRARNELKQFASANLSAKLYLTSLALNAGACADDFRLGETLFSRVSLISERRAFFEAARACRRLTADEQQRAAHEAQTPSAAPTKAPDA